A window of Solanum stenotomum isolate F172 chromosome 3, ASM1918654v1, whole genome shotgun sequence contains these coding sequences:
- the LOC125859904 gene encoding E3 ubiquitin-protein ligase RGLG2-like: protein MGGKSSKRSTTGRYASYGSSSNSGYPGYAQSPYTQPTYNCPPPPSYQTYGGPPPESRKRLERKFSKIDDDYSSLEQVTDALARAGLESSNLVVGIDFTKSNEWTGARSFHRKSLHHIGDGQNPYEQAISIIGRTLSKFDEDNLIPCYGFGDASTHDQEVFSFYPDEKFCNGFEEVLGRYRELVPQLRLAGPTSFAPVIEMAITIVEQSGGQYHVLLIIADGQVTRSVDTVNGQLSPQEKRTVEAIVKASQYPLSIVLVGVGDGPWDMMREFDDNIPARAFDNFQFVNFTDIMSKNMDLSRKEAEFALSALMEIPSQYKATLELNILGARRGNEIDRIPLHPPQYGAASFGTSKPSQNSSYHPSAPSSSGHNSAFGSGHNSAVGSSHPASSADNQLCPICITNPKDMAFGCGHQTCCECGQDLQLCPICRDSIQTRIRLY, encoded by the exons ATGGGCGGCAAGAGTTCAAAGAGGTCAACAACTGGTCGATATGCATCATATGGCTCCAGTTCAAATTCAGGGTATCCAGGCTATGCACAATCACCGTATACTCAACCAACCTACAATTGCCCACCGCCACCTTcttatcaaacatatggtggtCCACCTCCTGAATCAAGGAAAAGGCTTGAGAGGAAATTTTCAAAGATAGATGATGACTACAGCAGCTTAGAACAG GTTACTGATGCCCTTGCACGTGCTGGTTTGGAGTCATCTAACTTAGTTGTTGGCATTGATTTTACCAAGAGCAATGAGTGGACTG GTGCAAGGTCATTCCACCGGAAAAGTTTGCATCACATTGGGGATGGGCAAAATCCATATGAACAAGCAATATCGATCATTGGAAGAACACTGTCAAAATTTGATGAGGACAACCTAATTCCTTGTTATGGATTTGGAGATG CCTCAACACATGATCAAGAAGTCTTCAGCTTCTATCCTGATGAGAAATTTTGTAATGGATTCGAGGAAGTACTGGGTAGATATAGAGAATTAGTTCCCCAATTACGGCTTGCAG GCCCAACATCATTTGCTCCTGTTATTGAAATGGCAATCACTATTGTTGAGCAGAGTGGTGGTCAGTACCATGTTTTATTGATAATAGCAGATGGACAG GTTACAAGAAGTGTAGATACTGTGAATGGCCAATTAAGCCCTCAAGAGAAGAGAACAGTTGAAGCAATTGTTAAAGCTAG TCAATACCCCTTGTCAATTGTTTTAGTTGGTGTTGGAGATGGGCCATGGGACATGATGAGGGAATTTGATGACAACATCCCTGCTCGAGCCTTTGACAATTTCCAG tttgttAATTTTACAGATATCATGTCAAAAAATATGGATCTTTCCAGGAAAGAAGCAGAGTTTGCCTTGTCAGCATTGATGGAGATACCATCTCAGTACAAAGCAACTCTGGAGCTGAACATTCTGGG TGCTCGTAGAGGGAATGAAATTGATAGGATTCCTCTCCATCCTCCTCAATATGGTGCAGCTTCTTTCGGCACATCAAAACCTTCACAAAACAGTAGTTACCATCCAAGTGCACCTTCTTCTAGTGGACACAATTCAGCTTTTGGAAGTGGACACAATTCTGCTGTTGGGTCAAGTCATCCAGCAAGTTCTGCAGATAATCAG CTTTGCCCCATCTGCATAACCAATCCAAAGGACATGGCATTTGGTTGTGGACATCAG ACATGTTGTGAATGTGGTCAAGATCTGCAGTTGTGCCCCATCTGTCGAGACAGTATTCAAACTAGGATAAGACTTTACTGA